A single region of the Tigriopus californicus strain San Diego chromosome 8, Tcal_SD_v2.1, whole genome shotgun sequence genome encodes:
- the LOC131884651 gene encoding myosin regulatory light chain sqh — MSSRKTAGRRGTTKKRAQRATSNVFAMFNQDQIQEFKEAFNLIDQNRDGFIDKEDLHDMLASLGKDPTDDYLDGMMNEAPGPINFTMFLTLFGERLQGTDPEDVIKNAFGCFDDENSGIIHEDRLRELLTTIGDRFTDEEVDEMYREAPIKNGMFDYIEFTRILKHGAKEKDEQ; from the exons ATGTCTTCCCGCAAAACAGCCGGACGTCGTGGAACGACAAAGAAGCGAGCTCAACGAGCCACTTCCAATGTGTTCGCTATGTtcaatcaagatcaaattcAAGAGTTCAAGGAGGCTTTTAACCTGATCGACCAGAACAGGGACGGGTTCATTGATAAGGAGGATCTCCACGATATGTTGGCTTCTCTGGGCAAGGATCCTACCGATGATTACCTCGATGGCATGATGAACGAGGCTCCTGGCCCTATTAATTTTACCATGTTTCTGACACTCTTTGGTGAACGATTGCAAG GAACGGATCCAGAGGACGTGATAAAGAATGCATTTGGCTGTTTCGATGATGAAAACAGTGGGATCATACACGAAGATCGACTTCGAGAGCTCCTCACAACCATTGGAGATCGATTCACAGACGAAGAAGTCGACGAAATGTATCGCGAGGCTCCGATCAAGAACGGCATGTTTGATTACATCGAATTCACCCGAATCCTCAAACACGGTgctaaagaaaaagatgagcaATAG